In Shewanella sp. VB17, a single genomic region encodes these proteins:
- the fadI gene encoding acetyl-CoA C-acyltransferase FadI, with translation MSDRQQVTNAKGDRIAIVTGLRTPFAKQATAFHGVSALDMGKMVVNELLSRSELDPKEIQQLVYGQVVLMPAAPNIAREIVLGTGMDISTDAYSVTRACATSFQSTVNVAESIMTGNIEIGIAGGADSSSVLPIGVSKKLAHALVDLNKARSFGQKLAIFRRLGLKDLLPVPPAVAEFSTGLSMGQTAEQMAKTYNISRADQDALAHRSHSLAAETWNAGHLTQEVMTAHVPPYKSFIDRDNNIRENASIESYAKLRPAFDRKHGTVTAATSTPLTDGASAVLLMSESRAKALGYAPIGYIKSYAFSAIDVWEDMLMGPSYATPLALKRAGMELEDLTLIEMHEAFAAQTLANMQMFGSKKFAQEKLGRKRAIGEIDMSKFNVLGGSLAYGHPFAATGTRLITQVCNELKRRGGGTGLTTACAAGGLGAAMIVEVE, from the coding sequence ATGAGTGACAGACAACAGGTAACGAACGCCAAGGGCGATCGTATTGCAATCGTGACAGGCTTAAGAACGCCTTTTGCAAAACAAGCGACTGCATTTCACGGTGTATCAGCATTAGACATGGGCAAGATGGTTGTTAATGAATTACTTTCACGTTCTGAGTTAGATCCTAAAGAAATACAACAGCTTGTATATGGTCAGGTGGTCTTGATGCCTGCGGCGCCAAACATTGCTCGTGAGATCGTGTTAGGCACAGGCATGGACATTAGCACCGATGCTTATAGCGTCACGCGCGCCTGCGCCACGAGTTTTCAATCGACGGTCAATGTCGCTGAATCGATCATGACGGGTAACATTGAAATAGGCATTGCAGGTGGTGCTGATTCATCCTCTGTTTTACCGATTGGAGTATCAAAAAAATTGGCCCATGCCTTGGTGGATCTTAATAAGGCGCGTTCATTTGGTCAAAAACTAGCGATTTTCCGTCGGTTAGGTTTAAAAGATTTATTGCCTGTTCCTCCCGCAGTGGCTGAATTTTCCACTGGGTTGTCGATGGGGCAAACCGCAGAGCAGATGGCGAAAACTTACAATATTAGTCGAGCAGATCAAGATGCACTCGCCCACCGTTCACACTCACTTGCCGCCGAAACTTGGAATGCAGGTCACCTCACTCAAGAGGTGATGACAGCTCATGTTCCCCCTTATAAAAGTTTTATTGATCGTGATAACAATATTCGTGAAAATGCGTCGATTGAATCTTATGCCAAGCTCAGGCCTGCCTTTGATCGTAAACACGGCACAGTAACGGCGGCGACAAGTACGCCGCTGACTGATGGTGCATCTGCAGTGCTGTTGATGAGTGAAAGCCGTGCTAAGGCGTTGGGTTATGCCCCTATTGGTTACATAAAGAGCTATGCATTTAGTGCCATTGATGTGTGGGAAGACATGTTGATGGGGCCATCTTATGCAACACCATTGGCACTTAAGCGTGCAGGGATGGAGCTTGAAGATCTGACGTTGATCGAAATGCATGAAGCATTTGCGGCGCAAACATTAGCGAATATGCAGATGTTTGGCTCGAAAAAATTTGCCCAAGAAAAGCTCGGTCGTAAGCGAGCCATCGGTGAGATTGATATGAGTAAGTTTAACGTACTAGGTGGCTCGCTTGCTTATGGACATCCTTTTGCGGCAACCGGGACTCGATTGATAACTCAAGTGTGTAACGAGCTTAAACGTCGCGGCGGCGGTACAGGATTAACGACCGCGTGTGCAGCAGGTGGGTTAGGTGCGGCAATGATAGTTGAAGTGGAGTAA
- a CDS encoding MoxR family ATPase: MPLSQFHALREYLNKVILGQPILTENLLIALIADGHLLVEGPPGLAKTRAIKALCDGVDGDFHRVQFTPDLLPADLTGTDIYRAQTSSFEFEAGPIFHNLILADEINRAPAKVQSALLEAMGEGQVTVGKNSYKLPELFLVMATQNPLENEGTYPLPEAQLDRFLMHLNLDYPSAETEFEIMRMSRKEALKQDAPTVTPIIQKDIFVARNESLELYLAEPLEHYIVDIIMATRQPQKFSDELASWLEYGVSPRATLALERCARARAWLYERDFVSPEDIQAVAPNVLRHRLLLSYQAQAEGITSDHVINHILSQVAVP, encoded by the coding sequence ATGCCTTTGAGTCAATTCCACGCATTACGCGAATACCTAAATAAAGTCATCTTAGGGCAACCGATCCTAACCGAAAACCTGCTAATAGCACTCATAGCGGATGGACACTTACTCGTCGAAGGCCCACCAGGCTTGGCAAAAACACGTGCTATTAAAGCGTTATGTGATGGCGTTGATGGGGATTTTCATCGCGTGCAATTCACTCCCGATCTACTGCCGGCAGATCTCACCGGTACCGATATTTATCGTGCACAAACTTCAAGCTTTGAATTTGAGGCAGGTCCTATTTTCCATAATTTAATTTTAGCCGATGAGATCAACAGAGCACCGGCAAAAGTACAATCAGCATTACTCGAAGCAATGGGTGAAGGTCAGGTCACTGTCGGGAAAAACAGCTACAAATTACCCGAGTTATTTTTGGTGATGGCCACTCAGAACCCCCTCGAAAATGAAGGAACTTATCCGCTTCCAGAAGCCCAATTAGATCGTTTTTTAATGCACCTAAATTTAGATTACCCCAGTGCTGAAACCGAATTTGAAATCATGCGAATGTCTCGTAAAGAGGCACTTAAGCAAGATGCTCCGACCGTGACACCCATCATTCAAAAAGATATTTTTGTCGCGAGAAATGAATCACTTGAGCTCTACCTTGCCGAGCCGCTAGAACATTACATTGTCGACATTATCATGGCCACTCGTCAGCCTCAAAAATTTAGCGATGAATTAGCCTCTTGGCTCGAATATGGTGTCAGCCCACGTGCTACCTTAGCGCTTGAACGCTGCGCACGTGCTCGCGCTTGGTTATATGAACGCGACTTTGTCTCTCCTGAAGATATTCAAGCCGTGGCCCCTAACGTGTTAAGACACCGCCTGCTGTTAAGTTATCAGGCACAAGCCGAAGGGATCACCAGTGATCATGTGATTAATCATATACTTTCTCAAGTTGCGGTACCCTAA
- a CDS encoding DUF58 domain-containing protein → MVDITLPLFSDGVNLTQKELLACQSIAKALPETRSKARANLAGHRASQIKGRGMEFAEVRHYQPGDDVRTIDWRVTARTGKVHTKLFVEERERPVLILLDLSHSLYFGSSLLLQSVQAAHLATTLGWSAIQHGDKLGALIATEMEHLELKPRSRQQGILQLISGITALHKKQLNQISEYQAEPEHLLRACQRLRRIAKPGSLIWIISDGSNFNEACLAPLSDLKRHCDMGAYLITDPLRQGTLSLPKQFQLPVREGNKEMTLNRKGYDAWLKNQLNSQHHFTQMMQKLHVRTRVLDASKTLHDQIGTLR, encoded by the coding sequence ATGGTCGATATTACACTGCCGCTTTTTTCTGATGGGGTTAACCTGACACAAAAAGAGCTGTTAGCCTGTCAAAGCATTGCTAAGGCCTTACCTGAAACACGCTCTAAGGCGCGTGCAAATTTGGCCGGCCATAGAGCCAGCCAGATCAAGGGCCGAGGCATGGAATTCGCAGAAGTACGTCATTATCAACCCGGTGATGATGTACGAACCATCGATTGGCGAGTCACTGCACGTACTGGCAAAGTCCACACTAAACTCTTTGTTGAGGAGCGTGAGCGACCTGTGCTCATTCTGCTCGACTTGAGTCACAGCCTCTATTTTGGTTCCAGTTTATTGTTACAATCAGTGCAAGCTGCCCACTTGGCGACCACGTTAGGCTGGAGTGCTATTCAACATGGTGACAAACTCGGCGCCTTAATCGCCACTGAGATGGAGCATCTGGAGCTGAAACCTAGAAGTCGTCAGCAGGGCATTTTGCAGCTGATCTCAGGGATCACCGCGCTCCATAAGAAGCAACTCAATCAAATCTCTGAATATCAAGCTGAGCCTGAACACTTACTTCGAGCTTGCCAGCGACTCAGGCGTATTGCTAAACCCGGCTCCTTAATATGGATAATCAGCGACGGCAGTAATTTCAATGAAGCCTGTCTTGCCCCTTTGTCAGATCTCAAGCGTCACTGCGACATGGGCGCCTATCTTATTACCGATCCATTAAGACAAGGTACTCTGTCTCTGCCTAAGCAATTTCAACTGCCAGTCAGAGAAGGTAATAAAGAAATGACTCTCAATAGAAAAGGTTATGATGCTTGGCTAAAAAACCAACTCAATTCGCAACATCATTTTACCCAAATGATGCAAAAACTGCATGTCAGAACTCGTGTGCTCGATGCAAGTAAAACACTGCACGATCAAATAGGAACCTTGAGGTAA
- a CDS encoding DUF4381 domain-containing protein encodes MQTVNANPALEALKDIHTPAIIENWPIAMGYWLVILILLSSFIVTTIWLTRRYKRAAAKRIAIKELDFLDINNANITVEINTLIKRAAISYLPRDLVAGLEGQAWYGWMDSQVKHSTPALHQLLDKRYQRNGLTLHEVKQLKYLAKRWLTEALPLNSKASQSLSSTTYAKQQEQEVKC; translated from the coding sequence ATGCAAACAGTCAACGCTAACCCTGCACTTGAGGCATTAAAAGATATCCATACTCCGGCGATTATCGAAAACTGGCCGATAGCAATGGGTTACTGGCTAGTCATCTTGATACTACTCAGTAGTTTCATTGTTACCACCATCTGGCTCACTCGTCGCTACAAACGCGCTGCGGCAAAACGCATAGCCATTAAAGAACTCGACTTTCTCGATATCAACAACGCTAATATCACTGTTGAGATAAATACCTTAATTAAACGTGCAGCGATAAGTTATCTTCCTCGAGATCTGGTGGCGGGGTTAGAGGGCCAAGCCTGGTATGGCTGGATGGATAGCCAAGTCAAACACTCGACACCCGCACTGCATCAATTATTAGATAAACGCTATCAAAGAAATGGCCTCACGCTACATGAAGTGAAGCAATTGAAATACTTAGCCAAACGCTGGCTCACAGAAGCGCTTCCTCTTAATTCTAAGGCAAGTCAATCATTGTCTTCAACCACATATGCAAAGCAGCAGGAGCAAGAAGTTAAATGCTAA
- a CDS encoding VWA domain-containing protein has translation MLTFAWAWLLLLLPLPLIFRKKQQDIEISGHLLLPGITTNGSQQIKQAPASRKAYWLVWGLLIIAVTRPLWMGEPIELPSKGRDLMVAVDLSGSMQIEDMVLDGKAVNRFTMVQSVLSEFIERRKGDKLGLILFADHAYLQAPLTQDRRSVAQFLQEAQIGLVGKQTAIGEAIALSVKRFDQIEQSNRVLILLTDGSNNSGSVSPDQAAKIAAKRGIKIYSIGVGADVMERRTIFGKERVNPSMDLDENQLTSLADATGGRYFRARNSQELAQIYQEIDKLEPISRDQVSYRPQSELFYFPLALALLVTILMALTQLPMMKRVNIHWGKK, from the coding sequence ATGCTAACATTCGCATGGGCATGGTTACTTTTGTTGTTACCTTTACCCCTAATATTTCGAAAAAAACAACAAGATATTGAGATCAGCGGCCATTTACTTCTTCCTGGTATCACTACAAATGGCAGTCAACAAATTAAACAAGCCCCTGCATCACGCAAAGCATACTGGTTAGTCTGGGGATTATTGATTATTGCCGTGACACGTCCACTGTGGATGGGCGAGCCTATCGAACTGCCGAGTAAAGGTCGCGATCTCATGGTAGCTGTCGATCTTTCTGGCAGCATGCAGATTGAAGATATGGTGCTTGATGGCAAAGCTGTCAATCGATTCACTATGGTTCAAAGTGTGCTCAGCGAATTTATCGAACGGCGTAAGGGGGACAAGCTTGGATTGATATTATTTGCCGACCATGCCTATCTTCAGGCCCCTTTAACCCAAGATAGGCGTTCGGTTGCTCAATTTCTGCAAGAAGCACAAATTGGCTTAGTAGGTAAGCAGACCGCCATTGGGGAAGCCATCGCACTTAGTGTAAAACGTTTTGATCAAATTGAACAAAGTAACCGCGTGTTGATCTTGTTAACTGATGGTTCAAATAACTCGGGCTCTGTGTCCCCAGATCAGGCAGCAAAAATCGCTGCCAAAAGAGGCATTAAAATATACTCCATTGGGGTTGGTGCCGATGTGATGGAACGTCGAACGATATTTGGTAAAGAGCGCGTCAATCCTTCAATGGATCTTGATGAAAACCAGCTCACGTCACTGGCTGATGCCACTGGTGGACGCTATTTTCGAGCCAGAAACTCACAGGAGTTAGCTCAGATCTACCAAGAAATAGATAAACTCGAACCCATCAGCCGTGATCAAGTGAGCTATCGCCCACAGTCGGAACTGTTCTACTTTCCATTGGCACTTGCCCTACTCGTGACCATCTTAATGGCCTTAACTCAATTGCCGATGATGAAACGTGTCAATATTCACTGGGGGAAAAAATAA